Genomic window (Musa acuminata AAA Group cultivar baxijiao chromosome BXJ1-9, Cavendish_Baxijiao_AAA, whole genome shotgun sequence):
AAAGATGGCACTTCGCTGATTTCATACACAGAAAGCATTTCTTTATCAAGAGTTAATCCATGTTACTCCGGCATACTTTGGTATGCCGGACCAACACTTTCACTTTAGTTAATTAGGCACCAGCAGAATCAGCATGGTGTAGTTTATATGGAAGACATTGAAGGAAGATTTCCAACATATACAACATAGTAACAGTGTGCAGTGATGTTTATGGCATACCAACAAGGGTTTACCCACCAAGTATGCAGAAGCATTTTCTGACAATTAAATAACTTCAGGTAAATCAATCTGACAAATTTGAACATCCAAATCAGCGTGACTTGTCCGTTGAAATTATATTCTACATCCAAATTAAATATTTATGCAATAGCTCTCAAATTTAATAACTGATTTTAGTGATAATATAAAAGAAATGGAACATGTTCAAGTAATGAATATCACATCTACCATACTACTAAACATTAGAAATAGTAGAAAGAGAAATAAGAAAAAACATACATTGGAGGTGCTTGCATTTTCATGATATGTGAAACACATGAGCTAATAGATTTCCCATGCGTGGCAGTGCCACTCAGAGGATGCAAATAGTGAAAGAGATCTGGCAATATATGCATTTGTACCGCATACATGGCTAACATAGACTATATTTACGTAACACCAACAAGCAGTTTGAAAAAAATGATACCACAATAATAAGATTTCTGAGTGTATACCACATCAGCAATATTTGTCGTACATACCCTTTTTAAAAATCATGCTTTTGTACCAATAATAATTCACACTTAACTACCAACATATAGAAAAGTATCTCCCAATTCAGGAATACACAATGAAAAGTGAAACCCACTAAAATTACTTCTGATAAGTtgcaaatttaattttttaaggtgCAAAAGAATTTCTTGCATAATATTACAAGGCATACATCAAGAACCAATTAAGGTTTCAGAACAAACACAAGTACATGTGAAAGCAAAAAATCTTAGCTGATAAGAGTCTATGACTTTATGCTAATCCAATATGTTAATTGTAAATTGTTCACTGCAGTTCCATCTACTCATCTAGTGACACGTAACAGTCCAAAAAATCAATTCAAACAATAACATGTCTTCAATAGAATCATAATCAGTCCCaagtttccggatgaaaccaaaagTCATAATACATAGTTATACAAATTACTGAGGCAAGGTCGACAGCAACAGTTTTGCCCAAGTATGAAAAGGATTATGGAGACCCTTCAACAGTCACGAATCACAAAAATCAAAACTTCTCGACACTCATAGCCACTACATAATTTACAAAAGCCCAAATCAGAGGAACCCCCCAAAAATGATGACAATGGCATCTCAAGCATTAAATTCATTTACTCATTTACACAGTTACATAGAATTTTCCTACACAACTGCAAGCATCACATAGATTGTAAACAACAAACTGCCAAATCAATATTGGCACAACTAATACTGAGGCTATAAATATGTCTTTAGAAACAGCAAACATCTTACATAGCAAGAAATGCCAAACCAGTTGATATAACAATTGTGGCACACAACAGGAAACAGAGACAGTTTTAAACAGTAAAATAAGACTTACCAATACGCCCAATTTTCATTCCAGAGCGAGCAAGTGCCCTGAGAGCAGACTGAGCACCAGGACCAGGTGTTTTTGTCTTATTCCCACCAGTAGCCCGCAACTTAATGTGCAAAGCAGTAATCCCCAATTCCTATGGAAGTTACGGATAACAAAAGATATATCAACACACAGCtattaagatatcaaaaaatCAGAAATTAAAGTGGCTAAATGGAAGACCTTGCATCTCTGTGCAACATCTTGTGCTGCAAGCATGGCTGCATATGGAGATGATTCATCCCTGTCAGCTTTGACCTTCATACCACCTGCAAGCACCAAAACATCAGTCTTATAGAACCCTTtatccaataaaaataaaatattacacAATCAGaaataagaagagagaaagggGGAAGCAGGAAGAATATTTAGAGACCTATCAGATGTGTCCATGCATGTCAGTAGAAGAAAATGTTCTACAATAGGATATCCAAGATTGGCGATCAACAGAGACAGTATTAGTTAAGCCATATTTGCTATATCATGGTCAAGCATTGTTCACTGTACCCATTACATTCTACACACGGTTACAGATTCAGAAAATATTTTATGCACAATGTTTAATGTTATCATGGTCACGAATTGTTCAAAGTATCCGTTGCACTCTACACATTGTTACTGTATAAGCCTCCCAAAAGAAAACAATTGAAGATCCTTTTCTAAATAGGAGGTCCTCCCGTGAACTGCTAAATTACCCATAAAATCATCTAAATAGGAGTTCCTTCAGTGAACTGCTGAATTATTAAAAGAATCATAAATGAACTTTGACAAGAGACACATTTCTTGGTTATGCTACATCAGAAAGATTCAATTTCAATCAGAATGTATTCCTCTCCCAAGATACAGGCACTTCATAAGATCATTAGCAAGAGATCTTCACTGAATCACAATAGATGAGCAGCAAAAGTAATGCTGCTCAACTACAGAGTGATTGAGAAATATCAAATGCCAATTAAAAGTGGGCCCGAAATTTGAATGGAGTAAGAACAGGTCCCAAGGAAAAACTCCTTGCAACCACAACATTGATATGGCGTGACTATGACTCAAAACGCTTCCATAAAGTAAAAGGAAGGCGATCTTAAGGGCCACGCGTATGATATCAAGCACATACATCAAATTGCATGAACAAATGCAGAGATAAAATTCAAGTATTCAAATGGACTGGTGCATGCCAAGCATATGAAGGAAGTCTGATATTAGTTTTCCAACAAAATTTAATCGCAAAACAAGTATCCATGACTATTCAATTATCACTTCATATTTACGACTGCCCATCTTACATAATGTATCCAAAACAACTCTTAATTTTATCACGATGGTTTGTAGGTGTACCACATGCCACAGCTAAACCTAAAACAACAATCCATTTAGATTACACAGCACGAGATAGTCATGCTACCAAAAAAATCAAGCCAAATTGCTAATATAATGATGCGGGAGAAAGcttcatatgatctcatcccatgCACAGAATTACAGGAATTTAGAAGAAACCTGTAATACGAACGAGTGTTTCCCTCCCAGACAAATCTGTAACATGCTGCAGGTCAAACAAAAAATAACAAGTTATTGACGCACAAGAAATCATATGCATTCTATAGAAAAAGAAACCAATTGTATCTTACAATGAAAGTATCATTGAACGACGCAAAGATGTGAGCAACACCAAACACTTGCTCCCCTTCCCGTACGGCTGGCCCAAGCGTCACATTGTCTTCTTTGGGCTCCCTAGTCTTCTTTCTTCCAGACTGCAGATCCATAAACTCAATTAACCAGCTGAATCTAAAATTAGATCAGAGCAGAACAGAACATACAAGTTCTTATATGCATAAACACGTCTAAATGTCAGCACAAATACACAATTATCCATCAAAAACAATAATCCATAGTCTAAAGATGAAACATTGTAACATATACAAGATCCAATGACACGATGCAACCATCAAAACAGGTCAAAAACAAAGCTGGAGAAACAAGAACTAGAACCTGCACTTCATTCAAAGAGAAAAGAGCAAGATAAAACAAGTTGCGATCTCTGGAAGAACTGGAGCAAGGCCACAACTCGGATCGCTTACCATGGTTGAAGCACGGTAGGCGAGGGTGAGGGCGACGGCGAGAAGTACGGAGACCGAGAGACGAAAACCCTAACTCGCCACCGCATTTTATAGCGCTCCCAGCGGCTCGTGGTACCCCGAATTACTATAATACCCCCATCGATGGGCCATTGGACTTAATTTTGGATGGGCTTTAGCAGTTTAATTGATCTCATGATTTCATTTAAACGACGCGTAATTTATATTCATCTGTTAATTTCATTAAGAAAAGTTGCACATGAAGATGTTTATATATTCCGTGTATAACACTCCAGACAATATTTTGGTCTAAAATATATATAGTTAATATAAGTTGGTTTGAGCTAAAAATATATAGAATTACAAAATATTTAACTACTTggatgaatttaaaaaaaaaaccttgTATATTTGATAAATTTCCAGTGTcccaattttaaaaattattatagaatattttttattaatgatttatttttacCTCAGCTCGAATCTGCCTCTACGTCTATTACGTCGCTACCTTATACCACGTGCTCTGCTCACACGAGGGTCATCGCCACCTTGTATCACCTGTCTTGCTCATGCGAGGGCCATCATTGTTGTTTGTGCTTTTGCTCGTGTGACGATTGTCGCTATAGAACCCCCTCTCCTTTCACGTGTAAAGGCAAGGCGATTAGGGGCGATACAGTACAGAGACATAGGGTAATGATATAGgagtaaaataatctttttatatGATCAAGGGTACTATGCTAAATTTTTTTAGGAATTCACTCTAACTATTTTTAATACTCTTTTTAAGATTaatgaattaaaataattattttccctcCAAATATTaagctttattttaaaaaattttaaaaaatattttaaacttttaCGAGATGTAGGATTTAGAACTATAATATCCAAATCAATTTTTTAATCTAAGATGGAATGTTGATTCAGAGCCAACTGAGGCTTTCTGCGTTTATCTTAGTTTAATCTTGACTAATAATTTTTTGATCTGACTTTGAGATCGTTAAAGTGTATAAAATTATATCATGGGCGTTCATGACAAATGCATGCTTAAATTATTCTGGGGTTTAGAGTATTcaataatttagattttttttttcaagatgaaGGAGTTAATATATATTCTCTCTCTAAGTGTTTAGCTTTGTCTCAGCAAaataaacaaaaattataaaagaaaattgaCGGCTatggaaaaatatattatatctcaATATTGAGCTTTGTTTAggaaaaaacataaaatattaaGTACGATGACAGCTGTGGGATTTGAACctacgccctttcggaccagagcctaaatctggcgccttagaccactcgGCCAAACTGTCACTTGTTGTTAGTTGTTGTCTACAAGTTATTTATCATTGAATAAGACATCCGTCGAGAACAACATATGAAGAAATATTAATGTGAACATATTCTTCTCCATTGTTCTTGCTTGATATAAGCTTCGGTTCAGAGAATTACTTAAAGTCTATCATCCTTTCATATTCTAAACTTAAGACATGAGCGACAAAGAAATAGATAAGTTTGAAAAAGCTCCTGTGGACAATAATCCATCAATACGATCTATTCAAATAATCTATCATAAATTATTAATCATGGGGTCGACAGGCCCTAATCACCCCTATGTCGTTGTCTAAATTCAATCATATTTCTTTGCATGTCAATGTCTCTAAGGCGATTATCCGATGAGCAGGATTggttatcaaaatatttttcattctaTTACAAACTGTGCAAACTAAGCTTATAGAGTTTGGAGCACTAAAATACAAGGTTTTGAGAAAAAATGATGAACCATCATGTCTAAAGAGTCCACCTAAAATCTTCCATCATGCAGTGCAAAGCACCACAACAGTCCAATGCCAATAAACTGTTGGTTTGCATCTTCAACATTGTGGAACTCTGATATTTTATGCAGATGCAGTCACATAAAGATGACTGACTGATACATaacatcaacttctccccttgtGTATCGATCTGCACTAGTACAAGACGGCCAGCTATAATTTGATGTGGTAACCTTGCAGAAGATCAAATGCTGGAATATTGAAGGAAGGTGATGAGCCTTGTTCTTATCATCCCTCCCTCAATGTAATGCCTTGTCAGATGGTAACCTCAAATTAACTCCTCCACAGCTGATCGAGATCCATGAACACTATCTCCGGGTTTAAGGTTTACCCGTGCGTTTCTGCCGGTCTTCCTTGAGATTGCTTCGACTTCATCAGCTGCTTCCTCGTCTTCCTTGCCTCCGTTGCCGCAATCACCGACACCATGCTCGATAAGTTACGAGGGAGGCAAGTGAAAGCACCATGGAGTTTCTCCGGCAGACCTTTGCCTCCATGTGAAGAGCCTCTAAGGACCGGTTCTCTGGTAGTCGCTAACGAAGTGTTCTCCTTCACATCGCTGCCATGGAGAGGAACTCTTTCTATGTTGTACGGTCTCCTACAAGACTGCATCAGTACATGACGCTTACTCGCAATGTCTCCAACATCGTCGTTTCCGAACGCATGAAAACATTGTGCTGATCTCGAGACTTCGTGATGAAATGGATAAGACCAAGCGCAAGGCCGCATGAAATGAGGCGGCATTGATCCACCATTTGGATTCACTTGCCCAAAAGTGAGGGAAGGCCGAGACGGATACATGAATGGTACCATAGGCGATTTCCCGTATACGAAAGGGTGGTGCTTGATTGTTGAGGACGATGGCGACTCCATCACTGCGGATGCAGCCATCTGAAACCTCTCTGTCTCAGCAATCTAAACAAGCAGGAGAAAGTTCTCATTTCCATCCCACTAATTCAGCTTGGTGCAGTTGAGATAGATTTAGTTGCAGATGTCAAACCTGCTCTTTTAGGTGTTCGTTTGCGCCCTTAAGTGAAAGGTACTCTTTCGCAGCCAAGTCCTTCTCCTACAATCAACTCCATTGTATCAATCGGAATCACTCAAAGTTGATCACTGCATCGACAAAACAGTTGGGGAGGTCAAATCTAATACTCTGCTTACCATCTTCATGTTCTCATTCTGCAATGACAAATCAGCAACTCTTCTCTTCAGCTCCTTCCTGAGGGCCTAAAAACAGGTCGCACAaagcataaatcacaagaattatACAAGAGAAAACACATCACGAAATCTCACCTGCCGCCGAAGGATGGTCTGCCGAGCTGACTCTCTATCAGCTAACACCCTGGGCAATCTCCTTTCTTCCTTCTCGGCCTGCTAAGAAAGCTGAGATTTCAGTGTAGTTATCAAGAGGATCATAGCAGATGGGATACAGAAACTTCTACCTCAGTCGATCTCTGTTTCGCTCTGCTACCATTCGGGAAAGAGTGATCACTGGGAAGCTTGATCCTTGATGCAACCGATTCAAAATCTTGTTTGATCTGTGCTCGTTCTTCCACTTCATTGTCTGCAGCAGTGTGACTTCCACCACAATTGCAACCAGCACTTGTATCCTTTAGCAAAGGCATTCATGAGAGCACCACAAACTTTGTGAGTTATACATTCAATGAATAATAACCCATTCCGTATATGTACATCAGCAGTAATCATATTCACTATACCCAGCATTCTTATGCAGGAAAGAATAATAAAGGAAACGAAAGTTGCAAAGAAGACTGATTCAAGTTCAAGTCTGTTCATTTGGAATGACAACATTATGAAGAATCATCATAGCACAGCAAGAACAAAGCTGAATAAAGTAACAGAGTACTGGATGCAAATGAACTCTGGTCCTTGAACTCCATCCCTCCATAGCCTTCTTTCCTATGAGAAAAGTTTTTGCTGATTTTTAAGATTCTTACCTTTTGCATTGGTGTCGGCGTAACCAAGTCGGGCCTTTATGTTCCATACATGAACATATGCAAGAACGAAGTTCTCAATATAAAGATAAACACCTGACATGGGCTTAGAAGAAGATGAATGTTCGCTTACTCCACGAAGTGAACTCTCTTCCCGACcctgcaagctcttcttttgaagcCTACCAGGCAACTCTCTCATGCGCCGCTTCCTGGagatgctcccgctgccgctctcgCTCGCGAGGTCCCACACCGCGTCGACCTCCGTCTCCACCATCCCTCGACCCACTCGacgaaagaggaggagaagcacTGAGACCACTCCCTCGCTTTATCATGCATGGCCAGCTCGGAGGAAACTGGAAGTATACCGTTGGAGGCGGCGCCACGCGGCGCTGCCACCTGGAGCGTTAAACAGGTGACCTTGAGCACGGTCTCGTCCGTCGCAGGCCGCGCGTGGGTAGATATACATGAAGAGGCGACGCGAGCGTGCGGGGAGCGGTGCATCGCAATGCGTGCTGTCATGGCCTTCGTGTGCCAGACACGTGGACGTCTAGCGGTCGACGGCTTAGCTGCCGCCGCATGCCACGTAAGGATTGATCACCTTCTTTGACTAGCTTGTGGCTACCAGGCCCGACACGTGTATGCCACCGATGAGTCGCCGAAGTCCGATCTGCTGACGCGGTCGACTAAACTCGTGCCGCATCACCCGCCACCGAAGCCACGTGTAAGGCGTGGCGCAAATTAAAACCGCGTCTTCGCCCCCATCGCTCCGACCTTTGCATTCTCGGAACCATCCAAGAAATTTGTCCAATCTGTTCCCTAATTCAGTATTAcaaattatttttcttcttaagttCGTCCTAGATTTGATTATTTGACATCTAATCCAGTTTAAATAGGAGAACAAGGAACCATCATCTCTTGTGATCATCCTGAGAACCACCTTGAGAAGAGAGTAATCACACATTAAGAATGAAGAATTCTCCGACGTAATATATATAAAGAATGCAATATAAATACGGACGTACTGTTTGAATCTGATGTGGCGCTACTCAACCAACCATCTTATGCGATGTGGACTACGAAAGTAGACTATAAAACCATTTGTAAAGATAAGTTGCAGTTACCAGCACAAAGACCATAACAAATTCATTTATCCATGAGTCTGAGCTAGCTTATGAATCAACAGCCAACAGGATATAAATCCGCATGCAATATCTAAGGGCAATTTTAAAGCAGACATGAATTTATGATGCTTGGTGCATAAAACAAGCAACCTGAGGAGGAAATAATGATGTCACCCTTGCAATTTCACACGTAAAATCCCTGGAAAAACGAAAACCAGTAACTTCCAACCATGAATGCTGGCAAAATTTTTCCTGATGTTACTGGAGAATGATTCAATTTCCCCGACTGAGGCTAATCTACAATTTTCTTCAGCTATTCTGCTCCTGGTCAAGTCTCCTGCGTGAAAATTAACAAAACCCTACCAACTCAAGCTGCTTTGGCCTTCCGAGATGGAGGTCGCCGGAACATGTTAATAAGATCATCGAGGCCCTGACAAAACAGTCGACCACTGTTGGCACACTGAAAGTGGTATAAATGCTGATCCTACCCAGAGAAGAAAAGTAAGCATAATTACCCGTGTTGTGATGACAAGGAAGCTGAAGAGGAGAATTAGATAAGAACCCAGTGCTAGAAGTAAAAGAAGGTCAAACGTAACACTTGCAACCTGCAATCAACCAACATGATTTCTGGTTAGTCTGTCATTGTTTGGCTGAAAGGAAAATCTATTCTGAGACTACAGCTGAATGATGTAATTCGAGGCAAAGGAGCATTTGCATTGGACTGGTGCAGCAATTTAAGAAATTTCTATTCACAATCATAAGTAATTAGTGATGTTACACAAAAGTGAAGAAAGGAATGATGGCTTGTCACCACATAACAGCAAATGGAAGACAGAAGATAGTTAAAATATAGTTAAGTTAGTGAAAGTTCAAGAAAATGTTCTTGATCACCTGATATATGTTAAGGGTTGCCCGTGTAGAGTCATAAAAGCTAAACATCCCATCAATGCTCTCATGCTGCAGATGCACTTCGTCCGTATGATCAGACAATTCCTGCAaccaataataatattattatgtatTATAGAAGATATAAACAAGAACCCCTTATGAATATACACACACAACCCAACCTAACACCTTCACTCCAAATGAAATATTTACCCACAGGATAACTTGGCAGAATGGCATAGGAACATTTGTAATGATTACTTCGGTTGATAAGCTTTCTGATGGCTAttttatctaataaatataaattatatccaCAGGATGCAGTTATACAACAGATATACATGCTTCTCAATTGCATGCATAACAAGTAAAAATGAAATtcaaatttttagatttaaatggATGTTTTGTATCATTTTCCActcaaggatttaaatctctATCCAGTACCAATGTGGAAAATTTACTGGACTGAGCGGTACATCAACTTGTTTCACAtggtatcattgaataaaataatatcaacaacaacaacaacaaaactatgaaacaaaataataaaaaataaaaaaagaatgataTTGTACTGATATCAGATTATATGCTTCAATACTGGCACTTGATCAGACCAATAAATAACAGTTAGTACCAATCAGTACTGTCAAGATTTGAGTCCATGCTTTCACTATCATGATCCTGAAAACAGGGACAGATTGAAGATTTGTCCTCAAACATATGCCATATTTATGCATTGTATATTGGACTATCAAGAACGACACTCTTGACTTGTAAACATAAGCTTACAAAAGGATGCAAATGCACACCAACTACTCACCACTGTCGCTTCTTCTTCGCTTCCTCACTGGCATAGCTCTACCTTCCTCGCTGCCAATAAGTTTACAAAAGGATATATCATCCTTGCTTCACCTATCTCCCTTAGGTCATAGCAGTCTTCATCATGGCATTATCATATATATTAATGGTCGTGGATATCTAGTAAGAACAGTTTGATCTATATTAGTTTATCTAAATAGGTCAGGTAACCTCTTTTTTCCCGCAAGATCAAGCGATGGCATCAACCAACAATAGAAACAAAGACGATGACAATGGTATGACAAAGAAAAGACCCTAGGAAGGAAAGATAAGAGGAATATGAAAATGAAAGTGTAAATTTTTTCCCTGAACGGAACCAGCCATAAACTAGACCTGTACCAATTCGACAAGGGACCTATGGTTACAGATATCAAGATTTAAAACCTTTATATGAACTATCTTTAggtttaaaaaattacaaaatcaACAAAAGTGGATATAGCTCTGACATTACCTTTCAAGGAATATAAGTATTACATGGTCCTTTACAGATCCAAATATATTAAAGCCCTTTAATTTTCAGTTTCAGTAATTTGAAAAGTCATCCTTTAATCTCAATGATATGGTCTATGAATCTACTGCTTCACATGACAAAAAAAACCTTCTTTATCTAAAGATGATAAACATCATGAACTTTCTGACCAAACATTTAGCATCTCTTGCTAACCACTAGCATATGATGCTCTTTCACAAAGATATATATTATACATGCAAATAACTGCAGAACTTTACAATACATTTCTCCTACACAGCTTTCATCATAAACTGACACTTCCTTAAAGAGATAAATCAACCTCCTACTAATAGTAAGGTATAGTTTGTCGAGGTCAAATAAAGTACAGAAACAATGAAAGATGGAAACTAAAAATTAGTAATTAAACACACCTTTTTCAATGCCGAAATAATTGGGTCATTTTTTGAGAGAAAAGGTGCTACTCGAGGTGTCCGCGATAAAAGATCCAACCATGATTTCACATAAGATGGGTTTACTGCCAAACTACTATTATCTGCAAAAATCTGGATATTTTTTCCTTCATATCCATAAATATGCCTCTGCATGAAAGTAGAAAACATTATATACTAGAAAAGCAACACCACTTTATTTCATGAGCAAACACAATATTATGAGGATCTCCAATTTTATATCCAGGGACTAATATCAACATATAGAACAGAGAACTTAAAAGATAGGAAGACAACCAATAATAGACCCAGGAAAGTAAAATGATTGAAGTGAACCAGAACCCAAGTATACATGTTCTGAGCCTTGCTCcattttctaatatatttttcaaagaAAAAATTTCTAATTATATGTAAAATAGATCATCAACTCACTTCTCATAAGCTAAGATCAAGGCTGACCTAAGCCCAGTGATGTTAAGAAAACAGAACTAGGAATGCCATTGCTCTTAACATCACTAGGAATGCCATTGCGGTCTTGAAATGGACATTTTAGTAACACAAGTTCTGCTCATCAATTTTTCAGGACCAATCAGCATGGAACATCAGTATGTACAAAGTTGTCTCCCGAAAGAGTGACACGTCGAAAAGTAAAATATATGCAAATAATGGCGGCAAACAGAAAAAGAAGTGCTGCATTGTAACCGAACCAGAATGAAAAAGAAAACATTACCGCAAGACTCTCAGCAACTAGTTTGATGCTTCTATGGATTGCAGTATCATCAACTATATGCCTGCAGCAAAAGTGAATTTTAAGAAAGCAGAATTAAAATTAGATGAAGAGAAAATATAGAACTACATTATCATCTACCTTGTATCGTACAGTCCTCCTGTGCTTTGAAGCAATTCAGGTGCAACTGAAAGTTCGGACAAAGTGACAGCAGTTACTCTTACCCTGGAAAATTGCTCGTGCTCCCATGCTACCTACATCAAAATTTTAACAAAAGTTGGAAATTTTCAATCTTGCAAGTCCATATAGTATAAAAACATTTTCATCTAGCTATCTCCAGAAAGCTGATTCTTAACCAACAATTCAAAATAGTTAACCATACATTTCAAAATGGACATAGCCAACATTTAGCATCATTTTAACAGCATagctaaaaatctaaaattaacaTATTATATACTAAAATAGAGATGGAAattaaaaataatgaaaattgaTCCATTAGAAAACAACTATCATTggttaattataaaataaatactaaTCATATCATATAAAGGCAAGACAGACATGGACAACAGACTCAAAATTTATAAGGAGCTTTGAGGATGATGAGAGACCTTACTatcacaaaaaatatttttctaactgCCATGCAGCTAAAGTCAGGGCTGCCCTAACATGTGAagtataaatttatttaaaaaaaataaagaaaaatttatCTGAAAAAAAAGCGATGACTGAATCAAGGATTTACTTAAATTTCATGTCATTACTTCTCTCTATAATAACATCATTATTATCTTAAAAGGTGAAGATTATCCTTCTGTCTTTTTACTTCTTTATATATTTTGTCCCTTATCTTACATGATGATGGATGACGAACACTGCAACAATAAATGAAACGACCGACCATAGCATCGTTTCCTTCTCTATTTTACAGTCGTTGTCACATGATTCTTCTTTGACTTCTATTAATCCTCACTTCTCTCTTTTTTGGTTTCCCTCTGTTAGATCTACTGTTTCCTCTTTTGAGGCAACAAATTGACAAGAATTTGATCATACATTGGTTGTGTTTGATCGATTCTAAGCAAATTCCAAGCAATATTTGGCTATAAGATTGAGAAATCAGTCGAAAACCAGATCAATCTTTGATGATATTTATACTAATTGAAAGTATCATATCAAAATCCACTGATAATGTGAGCCATCATTCACAGGTTCAATtgcaattttcaagaattttgttctGCACAATTCAAGTGGTTCATTTTCTGCCACCAGTAAGTTAGCAGATAATGTTCCAGCAGCCAGCCAATACCACAAGAAACAAAAGCATGCTCAATCATTCAGAAAAAATCAGCTACCCAATGCACAAACCTCCAGCCACATTCTAAGAGACCTACCATTGTCTGAACCCACAAGGAAACAAAAGTTAGATCATGTGAAGAAACATTGGAATGAAAGACCATCTACCTCCTGCTTATCTAATCAACATCAATTTAAGAATTTACTGTGAAACACAATCTAATTTGAGTGCCAGTCAGCTGCATCTCCTTTCACTAAATGCCTTTTGAATTATATAGA
Coding sequences:
- the LOC135592384 gene encoding small ribosomal subunit protein uS11y-like, translating into MSGRKKTREPKEDNVTLGPAVREGEQVFGVAHIFASFNDTFIHVTDLSGRETLVRITGGMKVKADRDESSPYAAMLAAQDVAQRCKELGITALHIKLRATGGNKTKTPGPGAQSALRALARSGMKIGRIEDVTPIPTDSTRRKGGRRGRRL